One window of the Vigna radiata var. radiata cultivar VC1973A chromosome 1, Vradiata_ver6, whole genome shotgun sequence genome contains the following:
- the LOC106760064 gene encoding receptor-like protein 12 has translation MELWMRWFFLFLLFHFSSSHSLCHTYDAFLLHHFKNSFTIITDYSCYYPKTATWKNETDCCSWVGVTCHPISGHVIGLDLSCSGLSGQIYPNSTLFLLSHLQSLNLAFNIFYPSHFSFLFGRFASLTYLNLSCSSFQGQIPSQLSHLTKLVSLDLSLNPDLKWKEGPWKSLLHNATDLKELVLDDTDMSSISINILNLSSSLVTLSLQGTQLRENLTYGIFCLPNLQHLDLSYNLFLQTHLPKVGCSTTSLNILDLSYSNFQGSIPPSFSYFSHLTFLDLSSNSLVDSIPPSFSNLSHLTSLFLSHNSLVDSIPSSLLTLPRLSFLYIDGNNLSGEIPNVFPQANKFKQLDFSSNNLGGELPSTLSNLQHLTLLDLSRNKFSGQIPDVFVGLTKLSALDISQNNFEGKIPSSLFDLTQLSELIFSFNKLQGPLPKNITGFSSLIILSLDNNLLNGTIPSWCLSLPSLVNLNLSTNKFTGLLSSESSYSLESYNKLQGNISETIFSPVNLTYIDLSSNNLSGYVHFPLFCKLQNLEFLNLSNQFFLNFESNVNCTFSSLENLDLSSTSLTEFPKLSGKVPILILLFLSNNKIKGKIPKWLPKIRSLSMLDLSHNQLEQSLDQFSWNQQLSYLDFSFNKITGGISSSICNASSIEYLNLSHNKLTGIIPQCLANSSFLSVLDLQHNKLHGTLPSGFSKNCLLKILNLNDNQLKGSLPESMSNCITLVGLDFANNQLEGAFPNWLQGLSHLRLLVLRSNKFHGPIENLKTKHGFANLVILDISSNNFSGPIPEVYIRMFEAMKNVVQDEYEEYIKSYSGYDSLTITTKSIVVTMQKIRTDFVTIDLSENRFEGEVPNVIGELHALRALNLSHNTLSGPIPQSLGNLTNLESLDLSSNMLTGMIPTELTNLNFLEVLNISNNHIVGEIPQGKQFNTFSNDSYKGNSELCGFPLTKKCNKDIEEHSPPSVPFKREHGYGYGFGWKAVAIGYGCGMVFGMGMGCCVLLIGKPQWLVRMVA, from the coding sequence ATGGAGTTATGGATGAGATGgttctttctctttttactttttcatttttcatcctcTCATTCCTTATGCCACACTTATGATGCCTTTCTCTTGCATCATTTCAAGAACTCCTTTACTATTATTACTGATTATAGTTGTTATTATCCAAAGACAGCAACATGGAAAAATGAGACAGATTGTTGTTCTTGGGTTGGAGTCACCTGTCACCCCATCTCCGGTCATGTGATCGGTCTCGACCTTTCCTGCAGTGGCCTTTCTGGCCAAATCTATCCAAACAGTacacttttccttctttctcaTCTCCAATCACTCAACCTTGCTTTCAACATTTTCTATCCatctcatttttcatttctttttggTAGGTTTGCTAGTCTCACATACCTTAACTTATCTTGTTCTTCTTTCCAAGGTCAAATTCCTTCCCAACTCTCACACCTTACAAAATTAGTCTCCCTGGATCTATCTCTTAACCCTGATTTAAAGTGGAAAGAAGGCCCTTGGAAGAGTCTACTCCATAATGCAACAGATCTTAAAGAGCTTGTTCTGGATGATACAGACATGTCTTCAATTTCAATCAACATTCTCAATTTGTCTTCCTCCTTAGTCACTCTTAGTCTTCAAGGGACTCAGCTAAGAGAAAACTTGACATATGGTATCTTTTGTTTACCAAATCTTCAACACCTCGATCTTTCATATAATCTGTTCCTTCAAACCCACCTTCCAAAAGTTGGTTGTAGCACTACTTCTCTTAATATCTTAGATCTTTCATATTCTAACTTCCAAGGGTCAATTCCTCCCTCTTTCTCTTACTTCTCACATCTTACTTTCCTAGACCTCTCATCTAACTCTCTTGTGGATTCAATCCCTCCCTCCTTCTCTAACCTCTCACACCTTACTTCATTATTCCTCTCACATAACTCTCTTGTGGATTCAATCCCATCCTCACTCCTAACCCTTCCACGTCTCTCTTTTCTCTATATCGATGGTAATAATCTTAGTGGTGAAATCCCGAATGTTTTTCCTCAGgcaaacaaatttaaacaattgGATTTCAGTAGTAACAATTTAGGAGGTGAGTTACCATCAACACTTTCAAATCTTCAACATCTCACTCTCTTGGATCTTTCCAGAAATAAATTCAGTGGTCAAATCCCAGACGTGTTTGTCGGGCTAACCAAATTGTCAGCTCTTGATATTTCGCAGAacaattttgaaggaaaaatccCATCTTCATTGTTTGACTTAACTCAACTTTCTGAactgatattttcttttaataaattacagGGTCCATTGCCCAAAAATATAACAGGATTTTCAAGTCTAATTATCTTATCATTAGATAACAACTTGCTTAATGGGACAATTCCTTCATGGTGTTTATCTTTGCCATCTTTGGTGAATTtaaatttgtcaacaaataagTTCACAGGGCTTCTAAGTTCAGAATCATCATATTCCTTGGAGTCCTACAACAAGCTACAAGGTAATATTTCAGAAACAATTTTCAGTCCTGTAAATCTTACTTACATAGATCTATCGTCAAACAACTTAAGTGGATATGTTCACTTTCCTCTTTTCTGTAAGCTTCAAAATTTGGAATTTCTTAATCTTTCCAATCagtttttccttaattttgaaTCCAATGTCAACTGTACTTTTTCCTCGTTAGAGAATTTGGACCTATCTTCTACGAGTTTAACTGAATTTCCAAAGTTATCAGGAAAAGTACCAATATTAATACTTCTCTTTTTAtccaataacaaaatcaaaggaaaaatTCCCAAGTGGTTACCCAAAATTAGGTCATTATCTATGTTGGACCTCTCTCACAACCAATTGGAGCAATCCCTGGACCAATTTTCATGGAACCAACAACTTAGTTAtcttgattttagttttaacaAAATCACTGGTGGCATCTCTTCCTCAATTTGCAATGCAAGTTCAATTGAGTATCTCAACTTGTCACACAACAAGTTGACGGGCATCATTCCACAATGCCTTGCTAACTCATCATTCCTTTCTGTTTTGGATCTACAACACAACAAACTTCATGGCACTTTGCCAAGTGGCTTTTCAAAGAACTGTCTGCTCAAAATTCTGAATCTCAATGACAACCAATTAAAAGGTTCTTTGCCAGAATCTATGTCCAATTGCATTACTCTAGTGGGTTTAGATTTTGCCAACAATCAATTAGAAGGTGCATTTCCTAATTGGCTTCAAGGTCTATCACATTTAAGATTATTGGTTTTGCGATCCAATAAGTTTCATGGCCCCATTGAAAATTTAAAGACCAAACATGGGTTTGCCAATTTAGTTATACTTGATATCTCTTCCAACAACTTCAGCGGCCCAATACCAGAGGTCTACATAAGAATGTTTGAAGCTATGAAGAATGTTGTTCAAGATGAATATGAGGAATACATCAAAAGTTATTCAGGTTATGATTCTTTGActataacaacaaaatcaatcgTTGTTACAATGCAGAAAATTCGGACAGACTTTGTAACAATTGATTTATCAGAAAACAGATTTGAAGGAGAGGTTCCAAACGTGATTGGAGAACTTCATGCTCTTAGAGCGCTCAACCTTTCTCATAACACACTTAGTGGTCCTATTCCTCAATCCCTGGGAAATTTGACAAACTTAGAATCGCTAGATCTGTCCTCAAATATGCTTACTGGTATGATTCCTACAGAACTAACCAATTTGAACTTTCTGGAAGTTCTGAATATTTCCAATAATCATATTGTGGGAGAAATACCTCAAGGAAAACAATTCAATACATTTTCCAATGATTCCTATAAGGGAAACTCTGAGTTATGTGGGTTCCCATTGACAAAAAAATGCAACAAGGACATTGAAGAACATTCTCCACCTTCAGTGCCCTTCAAGAGAGAACATGGATATGGATATGGATTTGGATGGAAAGCGGTGGCAATAGGATATGGATGTGGAATGGTATTTGGAATGGGAATGGGATGTTGTGTGTTATTAATAGGAAAGCCTCAATGGCTTGTGAGAATGGTTGCATGA